A segment of the Capra hircus breed San Clemente chromosome 19, ASM170441v1, whole genome shotgun sequence genome:
AGCATTTGTTATGCTGTCTCCTCTCCCTGGAATACTTTCCCATGGCCACCTAATCCTTAGATTTAATCAAATCCTTGTGGacctccgggcttccctggtgtctcagacagtaaagaatcagcctgccatgctggagacctgggttcgatccctgggttggggagatctcctagagaagggaacatctacccactctagtattctgggctggagaattccatggacagaggagcctggagggctacagtccatggggtctcaaagagtcaaacacaactgagctgttttcatttcatttttcttgtggACCTCCTTAGCTCAGCATCTTCTGCCTTCCTGCCGTAGGCTGGACAGAGTGCCATCCTTGGCACTTGTGTTGTTCTAAGAGCCCATCTCCATCCCACATTTCCTCCTTGTTTTAGTCTACCatgtttttaaattcttataaAATTTCTTAATATCTCACTACTCCTAAGTAACACATTTTCATTGTCCATCAACTCCTAACTCATGTGTCCTCAAGAGGCACTACCTAATATATAAATTCAGTGACATTCAAGTAACTTGAAAAAATAACCTTTGGGGTATCTAGAATTGTGGTCCAGAAACCAAAGATATTTTGCGGTAACTACTATAAACTACTGCTCTCTCACTGCAGGTAAAGAGAGCTACAGAAACCTATAACTTGGGAATTGCCCTTGAGCACCGGAAACAAATGCTAAACCTCTGGCGGAAGATTCGGGGAGATTTGATTGGAATAGAGAGTAAAAATGAGTCCTTTTATGACACCTTTTCTACTTATACATGGTCCTGGAATGTCTGCCAAGAATTACTTTCCCCGAAGGACCTAAAGTTATACGATGCCCACGTGAACAGGAATGCCTTCCACAATTCTGTATTCTCGTCCTCTTCAGATATCAGCGAATGTGACACAgacacaggaagaaaaagaaaacggaAAGGCTTCAAGGGCTTTCGACAATGAAACTATGTTTTCTAAACAGCTCATCACAAACTACTTTTTCATAGATATCAAAATTATTCTTGCTTTCGTCTTATACATCCTCAGCAGCTGGAAACATTGACATCTTTTGAATTCTGACCAGTAAAAAAGTTTAAGTCATAGTATGGTTTCCCTTTCCTaattcttaactggtaaatagatgccttggggagaaggcaatggcatcccactccagcactcttgcctggaaaatcccatggacagaggagcctggtaggctgcagtccgtggggtcgtgaagagtcagacacgactaagcgacttcactttcactttttactttcatgcattggagaaggaaatggcaacccactccagtgttcttgcctggagaatcccagcaacggggggagcctggtgggctgccgtccatgggattgcacagagtcgggcacgaatgaagcgacttagcagcagcagcagcagcgcagcaGATGCCTTGGGGTGATTTATCTAGCAACCAGCTGCACTCTGCTGCCCCCACCTGGGGCACCTCAAAGCTGCCTGGGCCTCAGCACGAAGGATAAAAGCAAAGATGGTACTTAACACAGGGCTGCTCTCTGACCTCCTAACAGCCCTCTCAACAGTAAGTACCTGAGTTTATGTGACCTAGtggcattgtttttatttttttattgtttgtgaGAGAGGCCAGAAGCAACACAAGAGAATGACCTTTCAGTTTCAGGGAACAATTTTGCCGTTCCCCAGGGAAACTTGATTAGATATGGGTTTTCCTAAGGATCCTAATCCTGATCCCTTGGATTACTCTGAAAAAAAACTGATCTCACACCCTCTTTCTTGGTGAGGGGTTGCAATTTTTTAttgtggaaaaatataaacaccataacatttattattttaacatatttaagtGTATATAATCCAttaccttttctcttttctaaaaaaaggaaaatacatgttCCACACTGATGGAGACAGTGGCTTATAATGTAAAATTATAACATGCCAGGAACAAGTAACGAAGATAGTGAAGGCTCCCAAAACTGTTCAATGAAATAAGCCTGAAGTAATTTTGTGTTACCTTGAATATTCAAAACTGTCTAAAAATATTTGccattctttataatttttatgattgggacaaaaataaataacattttatatccATAAAACAAAATTCACAGTTTGAcaagtttcttttgttttttttgctatGGCTGTGTAAGTATAACAAGAAAACCTAAGAGATTTCATTTGGATGCCAAAATATTAGAATTCCTGGGATATTTCCTTGGGTCAATGGGCTAACAGGacagaatatttttaagtagatCTGTCCTGGAAAATCTAGGATAGCTtctattaaaattattcttaacaGAAAAACATTCTATTAAATTATCACACACTGTTGACAATAGCACAAGTTGGCCTCTCTCTGATGGAATGCAATATAGCAACAGGTACTCAGCCAGTTCACTAGTTATTTCCTGAGTTTCATACTGTGTGCTGGATCCTGTTCTCAGACCTAGATGTGTAACCGTGAGCAGACAGATAAAATGCTCTGaccaaagactgagggcaggagaagggggcgacagaggatgagatggttagatagcatcaccaaatcaatggatgtgagtctgagcaactccaggagatagcaaaggacaggaaagcctggcatgctgcagtccatggggtcacaaagagtcagacatgacttagtaactaaacaacagagCTTCGTAACAGAGCTAATTTTAACCATTGACTCAGCACTTCCACTTCTAGAAAttaatcctaaagaaataataatgaatgTACAAAATGATTTAGTTATAAGGATTTTTCTTAGGGTGAATTTTTAGTAGTAAGAAACAAAGTAGCCTAATTGTCTGATACATCGTGGTATAACTATCCAAAACAACACCAGGGTCATTAAAATGATGTTGTAAAAGATActtcaaataaaagaataatattcaCAATTGCAAAGCTcctaaaaggaatgaaagaacTTTATGGAGTTGTTCTAAAACTTAATtatgattgaacccaggtctccagcattgtaggcagactctaccatgttagccaccagggaagcccctaactaTGATGGTGTTGCACAAATACATAGTTTTATGAAAACTCATCAacctgtacattttaaatggatgaatttaattgtATGTCAACTTTACCTCAGTGAAGCTGTAAAAAAGCAGGGAGGGGCACAAAGTAGTTTGTTCTAAAactatttaacttaaaaattatttctataaacAAGAAACACTGGAAGGATATAAATCAAAGTGTCTAATGTGCTAAACTAAGGGTGGGgtatgatattttcttttcttcttttgccttatATATATCTTCTAAATGTTCCACAGTAATCTTATATTTATTTGCAATAAGGAAAAAACATCACAAAAGCTGTTTTAAATTTGACATTGTTAAACCAACAATATATAGGACTGCTACAAAGGCTGTCCAGGGTCGATGAAACGTTAAAAGAGAGCAAATTAGGACAGTAGGTTCCCTTCACCAGTCTTCAGTTCCAGAGCACATGCTTACACAGCCCAAAACTTTCCACTGATTGGAACTGAAAGAAAAGCCTGAAACAATTAACTACCTCAGTCCAGGGTTAACACTCAAGGCCATAATCCAGAATGAAatttctcaatctttccctgcttTGAACCCCTGCCACCCACTGAGCTGGGAGAATTCTCATTACTCACCAGCAGAGGGACCCTTAGCTCCTCTGAAAGGTAGTTCTTGCTGACTCTACAGCCTGATACATGAAGGACTCACAGATGTCGTCCAAATTCCTTCTGAAATATTATTGTAGGTGCTtcaaaagatggagaaaaatgagTTTTACAGGCCAACCAAAGGTAATTGTATAAAAGTTAAGATTAGGATACTTTGTCACATCTTAATGAAAGGCCCAACTTGCTTGACACTTTAAACGACTCTAATTGCAACTAATATAGCAAGTAACTTCAAGTGAAGACAGTGTGAGCTATCTGGAAGAAAATATGCAATAGGACTGTTGACTGGCACCACAAATCTTTcggtgtggggagagagaaaaaaaagaaacctgtagATGACAGAACAAGATATCAAGAATAAATATGAACCAACCACCTTATCTACACAACCGACcttgagaaaagataaaaattcttgTACTTGCTTTTTGGAAAGGAGCTTTTGTTCAAAATGTTTCAAAAGACCATGAGAATAGCAAAACAATATTGTTTCCAAATAAACTACAAGCTCTTTACTGTCATCTTTTTTATTCActcctatatttttctttgtgatttagggtttgtttccttttttttttttggagggaaagttatagAATCATTGCTCCCTTTGGTTTTGCCTATGGAAagacttgggtttccctggtggctcagttggtaaagaatcctcctgcaatgcagactcaggttcagtccgtgggtggggaagatcccctggaaaagggaacggcttacccactccagtattcttacctggaaaatcccactgacagaagagcctggtaggctacagccaaTGTGGTCGTAAAAGAGTGAGACACgtcgacttagcgactaaaccaccaccaccaccatgggaAGATTCAGCAATAAGCTATCACTGGTTACCAGTGTGTTAAACCTAGAACTATATTACTTAAATAACGAATCCCTTCTCTTCTCCCAAATGGTAGTCATCCCTCTTCTGGAAATCTTCTCAATTAACTTTATCTTATATTGACAGCATACTTCCTTCTTTTGTAAGTTTGTAGCAATTATCGAAACAAATGTAAGGCtggaaatgtattaatataattatatatgtgtatgtattacaATTCTGATTGTGCAAATAAGCTTTCATATGGATAATTCAAAAAGTTAGGTGGTGGGGTTATACTTTTAAACTTGTCCTTGGATATTTGATTTGACGGTTAAACTTCGTGTTCTCGAAATTCATTTCATATCCTTCTGCAGAAAAAGTGTGGATatcaacaacacacacacacacacacacaacacacacttttttctttcctttttcacacTGTGAAAAGCTGGAAAACTGCCCTATTTCCTCGCCCTGCTTGCtatttttctcaattattttgGCCACTACTCTACAGAAAAGCTAGGTAATTATCTAATTATTaaagtgattcaaaattttttgTCTTACAACTTAAGAGAAACTGGGGACCTGTTAGAGCATCCGAGAATTAGAAGGAGGCTCAAGTGGAACGTCTACCACTTTCTGGCCCGCCTGTTGAAGGACTAAAGACTCTGGGGCGAAAACCCGCTGACTCTCCTTCCCAAATAGCTCCGTCCCACCAGGCAGAGTCCGAACGCCGCCTCAACGGGAGACTTCAGGACTGCCCCACCCGGCCTCCGTGTTTTCCCGCCCAGACCTTGCGATTTCCGAAAGGGGTGTGGCCTGCAGAGCGTTCGCGCGTGAGGGGAAAGTAGGTGTTTCCGGTTCCGGTGTCATGGACGGCTCCTTCCCTGAAGGCGATCCTGCAGCCGTCTGCGGGAAGAGACAGCAATTCGGGAGCCGGTTTCTGAGCGACCCCGCTCGCATCTTTCACCACAATGCCTGGTAAGTGCCCTACCCTTCGCCCGGCCTGCGGTTCGCCCTGTCCCAGCGCCGCAGAGCACTCTGAGAAGGCCCTGACCGCCGACCAGAGTCCTGCGGGCCTACTCTTAGCGCTCGCCTCCCACGGAAGAGGCGCTGCGGGGCCAGCGACTCCCTGCCCGCGGCGGAAACCTGAGGCGCCTAAGCTGCCCATTTCATTTCCCCAGGGACAACGTGGAGTGGTCGGAGGAGCAGGCCGCGGAGGCAGAGAGGAAAGTCCAGGAGAACAGCACTCAGCGGGTGTGCCAGGAGAAGCAAGGTGCGCCCAGGTGGACCCTCAGTGGTATTGACAGCCTGCGTACTGCTGGAGGCCCCGAGAGTCTTTGTTACTGGTCTGATACAGAACTCTGGGATAGAACGAGAAGGGGAGGGGTTGGACAAGGCTGGGAAAGGGCTGTGCCTTGACATCTTGTTAGGGCATAAAGggtgttttggttttgcttttttgtttggaAGAGGATAACTGTATCTCGATAGCGTTTTCTAGTGACTTAAGTCtttcattggtggctcagatgataaagcgtctgcctacaatgcaggagacccgggttcaatccttggggagggaagatctcctggagaaggaaatggcaacccactccagtattcttgcctggaaaatcccatggatgatggaacctggtaggctacagtccatgacacgactgagcagcttcactaaGTCTTTAATTATGTTGACTAGGCCCATATCAATATGACTGACCTGTGGCAACATGATTGTCTTAGAGAATATTCTTTCTACATCATTACATTTTGCCCGAGGAAATGTTGCCATTACAGCTGGATTCAAGTGGTCAGATTCTAAATAATGGGGGCTGAGGGATGGCTGGCTAACAAATCGTGAGTTATGTGTCTTTTCCTTGTGTGGTGGCTATGAGGTGGTAAGGCTTCTGCAAAGGAAAGATGGATGAATCAGAGTGTAAATAAGTCTGGCCAAAGAAAAAGAAGCCTCTCCTGAAGAGGTGGATGATTTCACTGAAAAATACTCCTAGTTAGTAAAACTAGAACTGGTTGGGCCTGTGTTCTAAGTGACAGTTGAAGGTGGCACTAGAAATTGCAGAGTAGTACCCACAGAAATATTTCTGAACAAGTAGAAGAGTCCAGTTATGAAATATTAACCTTACATAGTTTGACAAAGACTACATCAAAGCAAATTAAGGTTGAAAGGGATTTTGAAAATCATATAGTCCAATATCCTCTTTTTACAGTTAAAGAAACTTGGACTTCAGGACATTAAGTGCCTTGCCCAGAGGTAAGCAGTTTAGTTAGTAGTGGTAGAATTGAGATCCAGTTTCTTAGGTTTTTATTCTTCTACTACACTAGTCAAAGCTCTGTATTGGCAAGGAGCAGAAAGCTAAAATCTAGTTATAAGCCAGTGttatctcaaaaataaaaagtaaaactgaaatcTAGGACTGCCTTGATCACCTTGAGTAACACAGGTTTCTTTTAAATAGTCCATACTTTAGTCTGTCCTGTCCTCTATCATCAGATCTCTTCTCATCGGAACACTTTTCCTCTTGTCATCATTTTCTGTTTCCATGCTTGGTATCTGTTAGTAGTGAATTCATTTCTGGGCTCCACACTATAAAGAACCACAGATGCAGGAATATAATGTAAAGAAGATACAGTATCATACCTGTATTATAACCATTGACTTCACATGGGGAATAACTGAAGAACCTGGGATATTTAGCTTGTAAAAGAGGTTTTAGAAAGGGAAATAATGGCTCTCAAATACGAAAGAGCTGTTCTGTATGAGAGATAGTAGGACCTTTTGACCAGAAATGATTAGACAGGTTTTTTGCTTAATATTAGGATTTTCTAATAGTTAAGAGCCATCTAAAGATGTGGGAGGAGAATTGATAGGTAGTAAGTTTTCTGGCAGAAGTTGAAACTCCCTGGAAGGACAAGATAGAGAGCAAAGTCACGTGTGATAGGACTAAATGACCACCAGCTCTGAGACTGAGGCTCTACTTGAGTATaacttttcatataaaatttggTGAAGCAGGGTGATAATTTATATTGTATACAAATAAAACTGAGAGATGgttcttaaaattctttcttaaatatttacagCTGATTATGAGGTCAACGCCAACAAATATTGGAACAACTTCTACAAAATCCATGAAAACGGGTTTTTCAAGGATAGACATTGGCTTTTTACTGAATTCCCAGAGCTGGCACCTAGCCAAAATCACTTGACGAATTTGCTCTCAGAGAATAAGAAGAATGAAGTATATGAATACTATAGAAGCGGTGAGGATGGATCTGATTTAACAATAGAAGAACAGCATAGTTGTTCTTCTGTTAGCCTTGGAGATAAGACACAGCCACTTCTTATGGAAGAGAGTGTAACTCAGAAACTCCATCACCTGGAAATCTGTGCTAATGAGTTTCCTGGATCCTCTGCCACCTACCGAATACTCGAGGTAACCTCCCTTTATTGTCCTGGCAGTGGGGTTAGTGAGGCTGTCTTATGCACAGAGGGTGGCAATAgagaggctgagccccaaagTAACTTCTGATGATGACGCTGACTAGACTTACCTCCTTTATGTTGGCCTGGAATCACCTGCATTTTTGAGCTATTGAAATGTCCTAGATGCAGACCAGATGCCCTGGTCATGACAAACAAAGATAAATCACCTGAGGTGCTACATGGGAACATTATATTCTGTCCAAAAGTTGTAATGTCCTGCTAACCCTGCCATCTGGTAGAGAGTCCTGGGTCAGAAGACAGCTTCTGTTACTTCTGATACAGTTATGAGATGGAGAGGTTAGCTAGGATGGTGCCTGCTTTTCAGATGTGGGAGATTTCTTGTCTTCTCAGTCTGGATGTGTGGTAGAGGCTTGGCTAGacctgaaaaagaaaagtgtgCACTGTAAAGTGAATATTCACAAAAGTGACCACACACGCCACCAGAAGCTGATTAGTTTTGGGACTGAGTCCTCTAGCATAACTTTGTGTTGGTCCCTGATCCTCCCCAAGTGGAATGGGACTTCCGCCTCATAGTTATTACTGGGGTTAATTGAGATAATGTCTATATAATGGCTGAGGATGGTGTCTGACACATAGTACGCTCTGAGTAAATGGTGCTGTTTTCATTATTACCACACCCAGCACTGAACTTAGGACAGTGTTGCCATGGTTCCCTTCATGACTTTTTCAATCCAGTCTACTAGAAACATTTTTCCAGTAATGGTATAGTGGAACTCAGTAAGAAAATACTCTGTTTACAGGACAATTTGCCCAAACTCAAAAAGTAAGAGCAGCCCATGTTCTTTTTCCCCAGACCAGGTCCCATCCTGCTGATAAAAGCCCATATTCTCGTCTACTGTGGCTACCTCTTTAAGGGTTCCTGAGGTCACGGGCAGGGAGTGACATGATTAGCTCTAGTCACTACACCTTTCCTAATACAGTAAGACAAATTGTCTActgttgattatttatttactttagggAATTAATTCTTTGGGAATTCTGTGATTAATAGTTCATTTCTGATTTCTGTCTACAGGTTGGTTGTGGTGTGGGAAACACAGTCTTCCCAATTCTACAAACTAACAAGTAAGGTTTGTTGTAAAGTCTTAACAGCACGTCAGCAAAGAAAAAAGTGACGCATTGTTGTTTCTTGGAACTCTTAGTATAATCGAATGGTAACAGCAATTACTGGGAGCTGTGGGTTACAGGAGATTAGATGTCTACATTATGCAATTATGGATTGTTTTGACTTAATTGACTTATAAGTTGTCTTTGTCATCAGGGAAAGCAGTGAGTGTTAAACCTGTTCTTTGTTAACATGTGGTGCCTTTGATATTTTAACTCTGCTGCATAGTGTAGAGAATCGACATCATCCAGTTTGTAATCTAATGCCTCTGCTGTGTTTGTTTCCTGTCCATTTCAGTGACCCAAGCCTCTTTGTTTACTGTTGTGATTTTTCTTCCACAGCTGTAGAACTGGTCCAGGTAAGTCCAGTGCTCCTATCAGTAAGTTTCACTGACTTaaagggaaaagggcctcataaAAATCAAGGTCTCAAACTATTTGCTTATTGTGCTGTGGTCTGCAATAGCCTGGAGTAGAGGAATTGGCTAAACGTGATGGTGGAACCTGCTGCTTGCCTGCTGTGGAACGTTGGGCAGGTCTCTTGACCTTCCTAAAGTCATGTTTTAAGGATTGAAATGAAATGAttgtttcatttaggattgagtTACAAGTTACAGAAACTTGTAGACAAGCGCAGCTAATTAAAGGGAATGTCATAGATCTCAAGGGCATATGGTGTAGCCAGGACTAAAACTCAGCCCTGACAAAGTGTCAGGTACCAAAGGCACGCTGGTGAGATgctgccacccccttcttttgtCACAGCACCTCCCTCAAGGTTATGGTGTTTTCCCTCTCATTGCCCATTTGCCTTTTGcttgcttttttcctttgcagCCCGGTTTTCTCTGATAGGTTTTTCCTGGTTTTATACATGGCCCAATGTACTTGCCCCTCTCAGTCCCTTATAAGTCTCCCCTCTTCAAGTGTTCCCAGAACCTCACCTGAATGACAGTGTCttgattccagagtccccagaaagtCTGATTGACTCAGCTCAGCTGACTGTCTACTTGCCCTGTTAATTAGCTGTGACCAGTGaggaatatggagaaggcaatggcaccccactccagtcctcttgcctggaaaatcccatggacagaggagcctggtgggctgcagtccatggggtctcaaagagttgggcgtgactgagcgacttcactttcacttttcactttcatgcattggagaaggaaatggcaacccactccagtgttcttgcctggagaatcccagggacagaggagcctggtgggctgctgtctatggggtcgcacagagtcggacacgactgaagcgacttagcagcagcagcagtgagaaacAAAATCACAGTTTTGGAGAAGAGAGATAAGGATAGGGAAGTTACCCTGAATGTGTGTTACAATCATGGATGATGCTCCTATGATGCAAAGGAGCTCAGGGATCGGCAATATTTCTGGTtggcttttttgtgtgtgcgtCTTGCCATTCAACTTGCGGAGTCTAAGTTTcaccaccagggatcaaacctgagtcccttgGCAGTATAAGTgccgagttctaaccactggaccgccagggaatttctGATTCTGAAACTGTTCTTAAGGGCCAATACCAGATGAATAgtgagactttttaaaattagtttaatgATAATAAATTGTAGGTTAAATCTTCCACATCTGGAGAGAGagattttcctggagaatctatgATCTGTGTAATATGCTGTAGTGGGAGTTGCTTTAAATCATGCTTTTTCAATATGGTTTGTTTTCCTACTTATGAGGTTTCTCTTTGCCCTTTTAGTCACTTACCTTCCTCATTTTTTTCCAGTCCTCAGATGTGACTCCTAATCAGAATAAAGACTAGAAGTAAAGGCGTCAGGAATGTACCATTTTAAACATACAAGTGGGATTTCACAGGCTCCTAGAGTTGTTCCTGATTCTTAGCCTAAGAGTAACAATGTTTGCTGTAATGACAAGAGCTATCTCCCTCAGTGGGAAGCAGCAGGGATTATGTTTAAAGCAAGATGGTTTTTCTTGAGGCTATATGAACATTTTCtaacctctctcccatctgtcTGCAGACAAATTCAGCATATGACCCTTCTCGGTGTTTTGCCTTTGTTCATGATCTGTGTGATGAAGATAAGAGTTACCCAATGCCTGAGAATAGTCTTGACGTCATCATCCTTATATTTGTTCTCTCAGCAATCATTCCAGACAAGTAAGTTTTAAGTCCCTTAACCAGTAGCATAGCAAAAACAAAGCTTGATCGGGGACCTTGATCTCAGAGTTGGAACCTTAATAAAGATGATTTCATTAACGTTCTGATAGACAGGAAGAAGCTATCTCATTCTAAGCAACAGAGGCTTGTCAACCACTTTTCTTAAGTTTGTCTTGGAGTCCACGTTGGACTCCAAGCATCTAAACCTCTGTCTGTTGACTGCAGTG
Coding sequences within it:
- the METTL2A gene encoding methyltransferase-like protein 2A → MDGSFPEGDPAAVCGKRQQFGSRFLSDPARIFHHNAWDNVEWSEEQAAEAERKVQENSTQRVCQEKQADYEVNANKYWNNFYKIHENGFFKDRHWLFTEFPELAPSQNHLTNLLSENKKNEVYEYYRSGEDGSDLTIEEQHSCSSVSLGDKTQPLLMEESVTQKLHHLEICANEFPGSSATYRILEVGCGVGNTVFPILQTNNDPSLFVYCCDFSSTAVELVQTNSAYDPSRCFAFVHDLCDEDKSYPMPENSLDVIILIFVLSAIIPDKMQNAINRLSRLLKPGGIMLLRDYGRYDMAQLRFKKGQCLSENFYVRGDGTRVYFFTQDELDTLFTTAGLEKVQNLVDRRLQVNRGKQLTMYRVWIQCKYRKPLVSSTGCEAGTTCC